A single window of Leptolyngbya ohadii IS1 DNA harbors:
- a CDS encoding type I restriction endonuclease subunit R: MTEQQIEQALIEKLGDLKYSYRPDIRDRAALEKNFREKFEALNRVRLLDSEFERLLEQIITPDVFAAARLLRERSSFEREDGTPLFYTLVNIKEWCKNTFEVVNQLRINTDSSHHRYDVILLINGVPVVQIELKTLTISPRRAMQQIVDYKNDPGNGYTRTLLCFLQLFIVSNRSDTWYFANNNSRHFSFNADERFLPLYQFAGENNKKITHLDSFAEAFLAKCTLAQMISRYMVLVASEQKLMMMRPYQIYAVKSIVECIHQNCGNGYIWHTTGSGKTLTSFKASTLLKDNPDIEKCLFVVDRKDLDRQTREEFNKFQEGCVEENTNTETLVQRLLSNDYANKVIVTTIQKLGLALDDGSKTGSKRSKKTSYKQRLEPLRQKRIVFIFDECHRSQFGENHRAIKEFFPNAQLFGFTGTPIFEQNATYQQIEGQQASYKTTEDIFQQQLHAYTITDAIEDRNVLRFHIDYYKPEGKHIPKPGELLAKKPIVEAILAKHDAATAGRKFNAVLATSSINDAIEYYRLFKEIQDKKQSKDSTFQPLNVACVFSPPAEGNKDVQQIQEDLPQEKADNQIAPEEKKTALKAIVADYNTRYGTNHDINSFDLYYQDVQKRIKDQQYPNQDLPHAQKIDLVIVVDMLLTGFDSKFLNTLYVDKNLKYHGLIQAFSRTNRVLNDTKPYGSILDFRDQQQAVDEAITLFSGEHQEKAKEIWLVDAAPEVIHNLEIAVQKLDEFMQSQGVACAPEEVPNLKGDAARSQFVNLFKEVQRLKTQLDQYTDLTPEDNAAIEQVISSEQLQAFRGVYLETAQRLKAQQEKSDTVVPEVQQLDFEFVLFASAVIDYDYIMALLARYTQAKPGKQTMSRDQLIGLIQSDAKFMDDREDIAAYISTLQVGEGLDEKTIRQGYENFKAEKSARELAEVAKKHGLEPDALQAFVDGILLRMIFDGEQLSDLLAPLELGWKARTQKELALMEDLIPLLHKLAQGREISGLGAYEQ, from the coding sequence ATGACGGAACAACAGATCGAACAAGCACTAATTGAAAAACTGGGTGACCTTAAATACAGCTACCGTCCGGACATCCGCGATCGCGCCGCGCTGGAGAAAAACTTCCGTGAGAAGTTCGAGGCACTTAATCGAGTCCGTCTGCTCGATTCCGAGTTTGAACGCCTGCTAGAGCAGATTATTACCCCGGATGTTTTTGCTGCTGCTAGACTTCTGCGTGAGCGCAGCAGCTTCGAGCGTGAAGACGGTACACCGCTGTTCTATACCCTGGTCAATATTAAAGAGTGGTGTAAAAACACCTTTGAGGTGGTCAACCAGCTTCGCATCAATACGGACAGCAGCCACCACCGATATGATGTGATCCTGCTGATCAATGGTGTGCCAGTGGTGCAAATTGAGCTAAAAACGCTCACCATCAGTCCGCGCCGTGCCATGCAGCAGATCGTCGATTACAAAAACGACCCCGGTAACGGCTACACCAGAACTCTGCTGTGCTTTCTGCAATTGTTCATCGTTAGCAACCGTAGCGATACCTGGTACTTTGCTAACAACAACAGCCGTCACTTCAGCTTCAACGCCGACGAGCGTTTTCTGCCGCTCTACCAGTTCGCCGGGGAGAACAACAAAAAAATCACTCATCTGGACAGCTTTGCTGAGGCATTCTTAGCTAAATGTACGCTGGCGCAAATGATTAGCCGCTACATGGTGCTGGTCGCCAGCGAACAGAAGCTGATGATGATGCGCCCCTATCAGATTTATGCCGTCAAGTCGATTGTGGAGTGCATTCACCAAAACTGCGGCAACGGCTATATCTGGCATACCACGGGCAGCGGTAAAACGCTCACCTCCTTCAAGGCATCAACGCTGCTCAAGGACAACCCGGACATTGAGAAATGCCTGTTTGTCGTGGATCGGAAGGATCTCGATCGCCAGACGCGGGAGGAATTCAACAAATTTCAGGAGGGCTGCGTCGAGGAGAACACGAATACTGAAACTCTGGTGCAGCGGCTACTCTCTAACGATTATGCCAATAAGGTGATTGTGACAACGATCCAAAAGCTAGGCTTAGCACTGGATGATGGTAGCAAAACCGGCAGCAAACGCAGCAAAAAAACCAGCTATAAGCAGCGGTTGGAACCGCTTCGTCAAAAACGCATCGTCTTTATCTTTGATGAATGCCATCGATCGCAGTTTGGCGAGAACCACAGGGCGATCAAGGAATTTTTTCCCAACGCTCAGCTATTTGGCTTTACGGGTACGCCGATTTTTGAGCAGAATGCCACCTACCAGCAGATCGAAGGTCAGCAAGCCTCCTACAAAACCACGGAAGACATCTTCCAGCAGCAACTGCACGCTTATACCATCACCGACGCGATCGAAGACCGCAACGTCCTGCGGTTCCACATTGACTACTACAAGCCTGAAGGCAAGCACATTCCCAAGCCAGGAGAACTGCTGGCAAAGAAACCCATCGTCGAGGCGATTTTGGCGAAGCACGATGCCGCTACTGCTGGACGCAAGTTTAACGCGGTTCTAGCCACCAGTTCTATCAACGATGCCATCGAATACTATCGTCTATTCAAGGAAATCCAGGACAAGAAACAGAGCAAAGACAGCACCTTCCAGCCACTAAATGTTGCCTGTGTGTTTTCCCCACCTGCCGAAGGCAACAAGGACGTTCAGCAGATTCAGGAGGACTTACCCCAAGAAAAGGCTGACAACCAGATTGCCCCGGAGGAAAAGAAGACAGCACTGAAGGCAATTGTTGCCGATTACAACACTCGCTACGGAACCAATCACGATATCAACTCCTTTGACCTGTACTATCAGGATGTGCAAAAGCGCATCAAGGATCAGCAATACCCTAATCAGGACTTGCCCCATGCCCAAAAGATTGATCTGGTGATTGTAGTAGATATGCTGCTTACTGGCTTCGATTCTAAATTCCTCAATACGCTCTATGTAGACAAAAACCTCAAATACCACGGGCTGATTCAGGCGTTTTCGCGTACTAATCGGGTACTGAATGACACCAAGCCCTACGGCAGCATTCTCGACTTCCGCGATCAGCAGCAGGCGGTGGACGAGGCAATTACTCTCTTCTCAGGCGAACACCAGGAAAAGGCGAAAGAAATTTGGCTGGTCGATGCTGCCCCAGAGGTGATTCATAACCTGGAAATAGCAGTTCAAAAGCTGGATGAGTTTATGCAATCTCAGGGGGTTGCTTGTGCCCCGGAGGAAGTGCCCAACCTTAAAGGTGATGCGGCGCGTAGCCAGTTTGTCAATTTGTTTAAGGAGGTGCAGCGGCTCAAGACCCAGCTTGACCAATACACTGACCTCACGCCAGAAGATAACGCAGCCATTGAGCAAGTGATTTCCTCAGAGCAGCTACAAGCCTTCCGGGGGGTGTATTTAGAAACTGCCCAGCGTTTGAAAGCCCAGCAGGAGAAAAGCGATACTGTCGTCCCAGAGGTGCAGCAGCTTGATTTTGAATTTGTGCTGTTTGCCTCTGCGGTGATTGATTACGACTACATCATGGCACTGCTAGCTCGTTATACCCAGGCGAAACCGGGCAAACAAACAATGAGCCGCGATCAGTTGATTGGTCTGATTCAATCTGATGCGAAGTTCATGGACGATCGTGAAGATATTGCCGCCTATATCAGCACTCTGCAAGTGGGCGAAGGGCTGGACGAAAAAACAATCCGCCAGGGGTATGAGAATTTCAAGGCGGAAAAGAGTGCCCGTGAACTGGCTGAAGTTGCCAAAAAGCACGGGCTAGAACCTGATGCGCTGCAAGCATTTGTAGACGGCATTCTGCTGCGGATGATTTTTGATGGCGAACAACTTAGCGATCTGCTGGCTCCGTTAGAGTTGGGCTGGAAGGCTCGCACTCAAAAGGAACTGGCACTGATGGAGGATTTGATCCCGCTGCTGCACAAACTCGCTCAAGGACGGGAAATTTCAGGGTTGGGGGCGTATGAGCAATAA
- a CDS encoding GNAT family N-acetyltransferase, whose product MEIRAERPEDIPGIRQVNIEAFDRVNEANLVDRLREATFTVSFVAIESEQETERIVGHIFYSPVEIVGDDGNPLRSLLPCSPSSSLSFTPPPLLGLAPMAVLPEYQRRGIGSQLIRHSLAECDRLGYKAIVVLGHPEYYPKFGFVPAKEKGLRCEYPVPDEVFMVLELEQGTLEGCSGLIRYRSEFNEVE is encoded by the coding sequence ATGGAAATTCGGGCGGAAAGACCAGAGGATATCCCAGGAATCAGACAAGTAAATATTGAAGCATTCGATCGCGTGAATGAAGCGAATTTAGTCGATCGATTACGAGAAGCGACATTTACAGTTTCATTTGTGGCGATCGAGTCTGAACAGGAAACAGAACGAATTGTCGGACACATTTTCTACAGCCCCGTTGAAATTGTAGGAGACGACGGCAATCCCCTCCGCTCCCTGCTCCCCTGCTCCCCCTCCTCATCGCTCTCATTCACCCCTCCACCCCTCCTGGGACTCGCCCCAATGGCAGTGCTGCCAGAGTATCAGAGACGGGGAATTGGGTCACAGTTAATTCGGCATAGCCTCGCGGAATGCGATCGCCTGGGATACAAAGCAATCGTGGTATTGGGTCATCCAGAGTATTATCCAAAGTTTGGATTCGTTCCGGCGAAGGAGAAAGGATTGCGGTGTGAATATCCTGTGCCGGATGAGGTATTCATGGTGCTGGAACTGGAGCAGGGCACACTAGAAGGATGCAGCGGACTGATTAGATATCGATCGGAATTTAATGAGGTGGAATAG
- a CDS encoding alpha/beta hydrolase, protein MKRLALLLGIIAPLLTALPGRAADRIYFNYGLVGFSIEVKDLESFAQTGEGIDRLGYLSMVLGRYPEQVQTALKARYQVDPVMVGQFSYTGSGEQLLQEVGDIIQTASGRNGASSIRAAMILAASHPDGLSVTDFLRQLPTDMRVDVSRSLRLVNLIRSLIQETEQFAGDLAQQSTTTAKSDTDPDWSKLPDLRRAGNLTVQRQTLTIRDEQRNRSLVTDLYLPAGNQPVPLIVMSNGLGARRDLFEELAQQLASHGFAVAIPEHPGSNRDRLLAFYQGLYRENFDAAEYVDRPKDISVLLDDFARRNSTELGDRLNLQQVGVFGYSFGGTTALSLAGAKFDRAQLQADCRTQRSIVNISLLYQCRALNLPQLDQDLRDNRVKAIYLFVPFGHSLFGKNGLRDVKVPIFWEATDQDILTPLLVEQLPAYRALVAPQKYLAVSQGLPHARLTYDALGGISNRKTPWSELKRISETYHGALTVAFFKTYIAENQTYQPFLQPNYTEVLSDRAYPIHWISGDVAVEAAELDFSK, encoded by the coding sequence ATGAAACGACTTGCCTTGCTCCTGGGTATCATTGCCCCCCTCCTGACGGCTCTTCCGGGACGGGCAGCCGATCGAATTTACTTTAATTACGGACTGGTGGGGTTTTCGATCGAAGTCAAAGATCTGGAAAGCTTCGCGCAAACGGGGGAAGGAATCGATCGCCTGGGCTACTTATCGATGGTGCTGGGTCGGTATCCAGAGCAGGTGCAAACGGCATTAAAGGCTCGGTATCAGGTTGATCCGGTGATGGTGGGGCAGTTTAGCTACACCGGGTCAGGCGAACAGCTCTTACAGGAAGTTGGCGATATTATTCAGACGGCTTCTGGTCGAAATGGGGCTTCCAGCATTCGGGCAGCCATGATTCTGGCGGCATCTCATCCAGACGGGCTTTCGGTCACGGATTTTCTGCGGCAGTTGCCCACCGATATGCGCGTGGATGTCAGCCGATCGCTGCGGCTCGTGAATTTAATTCGATCGCTGATTCAGGAAACTGAACAATTTGCCGGAGATCTGGCGCAGCAGTCTACTACTACTGCAAAATCGGACACAGATCCCGACTGGAGTAAGCTACCGGATTTGCGTCGGGCAGGCAATCTGACGGTACAGCGGCAAACTCTGACCATTCGAGATGAGCAGCGCAATCGATCGCTTGTCACCGATCTATATCTACCCGCCGGAAACCAGCCCGTCCCGTTAATTGTGATGTCGAACGGATTGGGAGCCAGACGAGATCTGTTTGAAGAACTGGCGCAGCAGCTTGCCTCCCACGGATTTGCCGTCGCCATTCCAGAGCATCCGGGCAGCAATCGCGATCGGCTTTTAGCCTTCTATCAAGGACTCTATCGGGAGAATTTTGACGCAGCGGAATACGTCGATCGTCCTAAAGACATTAGCGTTTTGTTAGATGATTTCGCCCGACGCAATTCAACAGAGCTAGGCGATCGCCTGAATCTTCAGCAGGTCGGTGTGTTTGGCTACTCCTTTGGCGGCACTACGGCGTTATCCCTGGCGGGCGCAAAGTTCGATCGCGCTCAGCTTCAGGCGGATTGCCGGACACAAAGATCGATCGTGAATATCTCGCTGCTGTATCAGTGCCGGGCATTGAATTTGCCGCAGTTGGATCAGGATTTGCGAGACAATCGGGTAAAAGCAATCTATCTGTTTGTCCCGTTTGGGCACAGCTTATTCGGCAAAAATGGACTGCGAGACGTAAAAGTCCCCATCTTCTGGGAAGCTACTGATCAGGACATCCTCACCCCCCTGCTGGTGGAACAGCTCCCCGCCTACCGTGCTCTGGTTGCTCCACAAAAGTATCTGGCAGTCTCCCAAGGCTTACCCCACGCTCGCCTCACCTACGATGCACTGGGCGGAATTAGCAATCGCAAAACCCCCTGGAGCGAACTCAAACGCATCTCCGAAACCTATCACGGCGCTCTCACCGTCGCATTCTTCAAAACGTATATTGCAGAGAATCAAACCTATCAACCGTTCCTTCAGCCAAACTATACCGAGGTTTTAAGCGATAGGGCTTATCCAATTCACTGGATTAGTGGGGATGTTGCAGTAGAGGCGGCGGAGTTGGATTTCTCGAAGTAG
- the psaB gene encoding photosystem I core protein PsaB — protein sequence MATKFPKFSQGIAQEVTTRRLWYGIATAHDFESHDGMTEENLYQKIFASHFGHLAIIFLWTSSLLFHVAWQGNFERWIKDPIHTRPIAHAIWDPHFGKPAVDAFTQGGVDYPVNIAYSGVYHWWYTIGMRTNGELYMGSLFLILLSAIFLFAGWLHLQPKFRPSLSWFKNAESRLNHHLAGLFGVSSLAWAGHMVHVAIPESRGIHVGWDNFLTMKPHPAGLAPFFTGNWGVYAQNPDSAEHVFTTSQGAGTAILTFLGGFHPQTESLWLTDIAHHHLAIAVIFIIAGHMYRTNFGIGHSIKEMLNSKAGLLTPRSEGQFNLPHHGLYDTYNNSLHFQLGIHLAALGVVTSLVAQHMYSMPPYAFMARDFTTQAALYTHHQYIAGFLMVGAFAHGAIFWVRDYDPVQNKGNVLDRVLNHKEAIISHLSWVSLFLGFHTLGLYVHNDVMQAFGTPEKQILIEPVFAQFIQASHGKLLYGMDTLLSNPGSIASTAWPNHGNVWLPGWLGAINSGNNSLFLTIGPGDFLIHHAIALGLHVTTLIGVKGALDARGTKLMPDKKDFGFTFPCDGPGRGGTCQTSGWEQSFYLAIFWMLNTIAWATFYFHWKHLGIWSGNVAQFNESSTYIMGWLRDYLWLYSGPIINGYNPYGMNSIAVWDWMFLFGHLVWATGFMFLISWRGYWQELIETLVWAHERTPLANLIRWKDKPVALSIVQGWLTGLIHFTVGYILTYAAFLIGATAGRFPVN from the coding sequence ATGGCAACGAAATTCCCAAAATTTAGCCAGGGGATTGCTCAAGAAGTAACCACAAGGCGACTTTGGTACGGAATTGCGACTGCCCATGATTTTGAAAGTCATGATGGAATGACGGAAGAGAATCTTTATCAAAAGATTTTTGCTTCCCACTTTGGTCATCTGGCAATCATTTTCCTCTGGACATCCAGTCTTCTGTTCCACGTCGCCTGGCAGGGCAACTTTGAACGGTGGATTAAAGATCCGATCCACACTCGTCCGATCGCCCACGCGATTTGGGACCCCCACTTTGGTAAGCCCGCAGTGGATGCGTTTACTCAGGGTGGCGTGGATTATCCGGTCAACATTGCCTACTCTGGCGTGTATCACTGGTGGTATACGATCGGGATGCGAACCAACGGTGAACTCTACATGGGTTCCCTCTTCCTCATCCTGTTGTCAGCGATCTTTCTATTTGCGGGCTGGCTGCACCTTCAGCCGAAGTTCCGTCCCTCGCTGTCCTGGTTCAAAAATGCTGAATCTCGCCTGAATCACCACTTGGCTGGTTTGTTTGGCGTCAGCTCTCTCGCCTGGGCAGGTCACATGGTTCACGTCGCAATTCCAGAGTCGCGCGGCATCCATGTGGGTTGGGATAACTTCCTGACGATGAAGCCGCACCCGGCAGGATTGGCACCGTTCTTTACCGGAAATTGGGGAGTCTATGCCCAGAATCCCGACTCTGCGGAGCATGTCTTTACGACTTCGCAAGGTGCTGGAACGGCAATTCTGACCTTCCTGGGTGGCTTCCATCCGCAGACCGAATCGCTGTGGCTGACGGACATTGCCCATCACCATCTGGCGATCGCCGTGATTTTCATCATTGCGGGTCATATGTACCGCACCAACTTTGGAATTGGGCACAGCATCAAAGAAATGCTCAACTCTAAAGCGGGTCTGCTAACTCCCAGAAGTGAAGGTCAGTTCAATCTGCCGCACCACGGGCTGTACGACACCTACAACAACTCGCTGCACTTCCAGTTAGGGATTCACCTGGCTGCCCTGGGTGTGGTGACGTCGCTGGTGGCGCAGCATATGTATTCCATGCCGCCCTACGCCTTTATGGCAAGGGATTTCACCACGCAGGCGGCGCTCTATACCCATCACCAGTACATTGCTGGATTTCTGATGGTTGGCGCGTTTGCCCACGGTGCGATCTTCTGGGTGCGGGATTACGATCCGGTGCAGAACAAAGGGAACGTCCTCGATCGCGTTCTCAATCACAAAGAAGCGATCATCTCTCACTTGAGCTGGGTATCGTTGTTCCTGGGCTTCCATACATTAGGTCTGTACGTCCATAACGACGTGATGCAGGCTTTTGGAACGCCCGAAAAACAAATCCTGATTGAGCCTGTGTTCGCGCAGTTCATTCAGGCATCCCACGGCAAACTGCTTTACGGTATGGATACGCTGCTGTCAAATCCTGGCAGCATTGCTTCCACAGCATGGCCCAACCACGGCAACGTCTGGCTTCCGGGCTGGCTCGGTGCGATTAACTCCGGGAATAATTCCCTATTCCTCACGATCGGTCCGGGTGACTTCTTGATTCACCACGCGATCGCTCTGGGACTGCACGTTACAACTTTGATTGGTGTTAAAGGCGCACTCGACGCACGCGGCACCAAACTGATGCCCGACAAGAAAGACTTTGGCTTTACCTTCCCTTGCGACGGTCCCGGTCGTGGCGGTACTTGCCAAACCTCTGGATGGGAACAGTCTTTCTATCTGGCAATCTTCTGGATGCTGAATACGATCGCCTGGGCAACTTTCTACTTCCACTGGAAGCACCTGGGCATCTGGTCAGGCAACGTCGCTCAGTTTAACGAAAGCTCAACCTACATCATGGGCTGGCTGCGCGATTACCTCTGGCTCTATTCGGGTCCAATCATCAACGGCTATAACCCCTACGGCATGAACAGCATCGCCGTTTGGGACTGGATGTTCCTCTTCGGGCATCTGGTGTGGGCAACGGGCTTCATGTTCCTGATTAGCTGGCGCGGTTATTGGCAAGAGCTGATCGAAACGCTGGTCTGGGCACATGAACGCACGCCTCTCGCGAACCTGATTCGCTGGAAGGATAAGCCCGTCGCACTGTCGATCGTTCAAGGTTGGTTAACGGGTCTAATCCACTTCACGGTGGGCTACATCCTAACCTACGCCGCCTTCCTCATAGGCGCAACTGCCGGACGATTCCCAGTCAACTAA